From Xiphophorus couchianus chromosome 4, X_couchianus-1.0, whole genome shotgun sequence, a single genomic window includes:
- the LOC114143478 gene encoding anionic trypsin-2-like, giving the protein MALLKVLLLLLGLGVSVNSDVSLQKRIIGGQNCHDTERLYHVRLESSNGTHIKRCGGSLIHPQWILTAAHCWKSEPGWTNRAVLKVHPRTAGEQRQMIRQAPVIYSHNFQQHDIMLLKFQTPVTDVPVARLPDRRYRLKKGDVVQLAGEGTTTTGPNNQRLTPDAAIPSHLQCVEMKVVDVSLFVPLTGSIFHVKALNKDICYGDAGGAAMLGDKIYGVISFGGANACQRPATILDVCEYKDWIRRKTGLK; this is encoded by the exons atggctctgctgaaggttctgctgctgctgctgggactGG gagtTTCAGTGAactcagatgtttctctgcagaagagAATCATTGGAGGTCAAAACTGCCATGACACAGAGCGTCTTTATCATGTTCGGCTGGAGAGCAGCAATGGTACTCATATAAAGCGCTGTGGAGGATCTCTGATCCACCCTCAGTGGATCctgactgcagctcactgctggAAGTCAGAGCCAGGATG GACTAACAGAGCAGTGTTAAAAGTTCATCCACGGACTGCTGGGGAGCAGAGACAGATGATCCGACAAGCTCCTGTGATTTATAGTCATAATTTCCAGCAGCATGACATCATGTTACTGAAGTTTCAGACACCAGTAACAGATGTCCCAGTTGCTCGGCTACCAGACCGCAGGTATCGTcttaaaaa AGGTGATGTTGTTCAGCTGGCAGGAGAGGGAACAACAACCACCGGCCCCAACAATCAACGAT TAACCCCCGATGCTGCTATTCCATCACATCTTCAATGTGTCGAAATGAAAGTTGTTGATGTTTCCCTCTTCGTGCCATTAACTGGGTCTATATTCCATGTTAAAGCACTGAACAAGGATATCTGTTAT GGCGATGCTGGTGGAGCAGCGATGCTCGGTGACAAGATTTATGGTGTGATTTCTTTTGGTGGAGCAAATGCTTGTCAGAGACCTGCTACAATCTTGGATGTGTGTGAATACAAGGACTGGATTAGAAGAAAAACTGGGCTTAAATAA
- the LOC114143493 gene encoding anionic trypsin-2-like has product MALLKVLLLLGLGVSVNSDVSLQKRIIGGQNCDDTKRLYHVRLENIKGNEKIRCGGSLIHPQWILTAAHCWKLEPGWTNIAVLKVHPRTVMLQYRVIRPTPVIYDPGHDIMLLKLQTPVTDVPVARLPDCSYRLKVFDTVQLAGEGATTTGPNNQRLTPPAAIPAHLQCVNMKVVGVSLFKHSHGFIFHAEAPNKDVCYGDTGGAAMYNDKIYGVISFGEERYACQRPASILDVCEYKRWIRRRTGLQ; this is encoded by the exons atggctctgctgaaggttctgctgctgctggggctgg gagtTTCAGTGAactcagatgtttctctgcagaagagAATCATTGGAGGTCAAAACTGTGATGACACAAAGCGTCTTTATCATGTTCGGCTGGAGAACATCAAGGGTAATGAAAAAATCCGCTGTGGAGGATCTCTGATCCACCCTCAGTGGATCctgactgcagctcactgctggAAGTTGGAGCCAGGATG GACTAACATAGCAGTGTTAAAAGTTCATCCACGGACTGTTATGCTGCAGTATCGGGTAATCCGACCCACTCCTGTGATTTACGACCCGGGCCATGACATCATGTTGCTGAAGCTTCAGACACCAGTAACAGATGTCCCAGTTGCTCGGCTACCAGACTGCAGTTATCGTCTTAAAGT ATTTGATACAGTTCAGCTGGCAGGAGAGGGCGCAACGACAACCGGCCCCAATAATCAGCGAT TAACCCCCCCCGCTGCTATTCCAGCACATCTTCAGTGTGTCAACATGAAAGTTGTTGGTGTTTCCCTCTTCAAGCACAGTCATGGGTTTATATTCCATGCTGAAGCACCGAACAAGGATGTCTGCTAT GGTGACACTGGTGGAGCAGCGATGTACAACGACAAGATTTATGGTGTGATTTCTTTTGGTGAAGAACGCTATGCATGTCAGAGACCAGCCTCAATTTTGGATGTGTGTGAATACAAGAGGTGGATTAGAAGAAGAACTGGtcttcaataa